In Cydia splendana chromosome 3, ilCydSple1.2, whole genome shotgun sequence, one DNA window encodes the following:
- the LOC134789418 gene encoding uncharacterized protein LOC134789418 translates to MSRIEAIRIEDDYAELAKSQDTDEELRYHPQANGMVERMHRQLKAAVMCHGETWLTALPLVLLGMRTALKEDLKTSAAELLYGEPLRLPGELVVAPEKTAGSEVMMDFVTRLRNHMKGLRATPAAHHSQPSSFVFKDLNIATHVFLRDDSVRRSLQPPYTGPYLVKQRQGKTLTIDINGREATVSIDRVKPAHIDSSEPSQTSVLPLPAAAPAPDASPATVPIPGPTIHSPTPDPIPIVTRAGRIVKHKNRLDL, encoded by the exons ATGTCAAGAATTGAGGCGATTCGGATCGAGGACGATTACGCGGAATTGGCAAAGTCTCAAGATACCGACGAAGAGCTCC GGTATCACCCACAAGCAAATGGAATGGTGGAACGCATGCATCGTCAATTAAAAGCGGCTGTCATGTGCCACGGAGAAACCTGGTTAACAGCATTGCCGCTGGTATTATTAGGCATGAGAACCGCACTTAAAGAAGACTTGAAAACGTCTGCCGCCGAGCTACTGTACGGCGAGCCTCTTCGTCTCCCCGGCGAGCTCGTCGTTGCTCCAGAGAAAACAGCAGGTTCGGAGGTAATGATGGATTTTGTTACTCGATTGAGAAACCATATGAAAGGACTACGAGCCACACCCGCTGCCCATCATTCCCAACcatcttcatttgtttttaaagACCTGAATATCGCGACACACGTATTTCTCCGGGACGATTCAGTGCGGCGCTCTCTGCAACCACCTTACACTGGCCCGTATCTGGTCAAACAGAGGCAGGGCAAAACCCTGACCATAGATATAAACGGCAGAGAGGCTACCGTCAGTATTGACAGAGTAAAACCTGCACACATAGACAGCTCGGAGCCCAGTCAAACTTCTGTTCTGCCGTTACCTGCTGCAGCACCTGCACCAGATGCTTCTCCAGCGACAGTGCCCATTCCAGGTCCTACTATCCATTCTCCAACTCCTGATCCTATACCTATAGTCACTAGGGCAGGGAGGATAGTAAAGCACAAGAATAGGTtagatttataa